The sequence below is a genomic window from Flavobacterium sediminilitoris.
AGAAAATGAAGATTTTATTTGGAGTTTATTCTCAAATATTGCAATAACAGATTCAGAATATTTAAAATCAGATACTAAAAATATAAAAGGAAATAAAGTAGAATTTGTACCAAATTACAATTTGAAATTAGGAACAGGAATAGGCTATAAAAACTTTCTCACAAGTATTCAATTTAGTTATGTGTCTTCACAATACACAAATGCAGAGAATAATCCTATAGATATAAATGACAATACTTATGGTATTTTTGGAGCAATTCCATCTTATAGCGTTTTAGATTTTTCAGCTTCTTATAAGTATAAAAATTTTAAATTAGAAACAGGAATAAACAATGTGTTAAATAATTGGTATTTTACAAGAAGAGCTACAGGATATCCAGGACCAGGAATTATTCCATCAGAACCAAGAGTATTTTATGCAACACTTGAAATTAAGTTTTAAAATATAGAATGCTTTTTTGTGATATAAAAAAGTAAATAAATTATTTAAATAGCCTAAAAAAATATCATCCTAAATTCATTTTAGACTTGGAGTGTATTTTTAAGTTTTATTTGATTATTGGATGATAAATTTTGACTAGACCTACTTGTTTCAGTTTGTTTGTAAATCTATTCTACTAAAAATAAGTAAGTGTAAGTGTTATTATGTAGATTTATAATAGGTTAGCTAATATAATTCCATATATTTTTTTTCTTGCTTAATTCTATGAAAACTTTTCGGAGAGTTGTATGTTCTGGCTTTTCCATAGGAGCATCATTTTTTAATAGTTTTATAGCATGATGTCTTGCTAGTTGAAGAATATCTTTGTCTTTAATAATATCTGCGATTTGTAGATTTAGCACACCACTTTGTTGTTTTCCCATTATGTCTCCAGGTCCTCTTAATTTTAAATCAACTTCTGATATTTCAAAGCCGTCGTTTGTTCTCACCATAGTTTCCATTCTGGTTTTACTATCTTCACTTAGCTTAAATCCGGTCATTAAAATACAATAACTTTGTTCTGCACCACGACCTACACGCCCTCTTAATTGATGCAATTGTGATAATCCAAAGCGTTCAGCACTTTCAATAACCATTACAGATGCATTGGGAACATTTACACCTACTTCAATCACTGTTGTGGCAATCATGATGTTTGTTTTTCCTTCTGAAAAACGTCTCATTTCTTCATCTTTGTCTGCTGGTTTCATTTGTCCATGAACAATTGAAATAGAGTAGTGTGGTAATGGAAAATCTCTAGAAATACTTTCATAACCATCCATTAAGTCTTTGTAATCCATTTTTTCAGATTCCTGAATTAATGGATAAACGATGTAAACTTGTCTGCCTTTTGCAATTTCATCTTTTAAAAATTTCCAAACTTTTAAACGGTTACTATCGTATCTATGAACAGTTTGTATTGGTTTTCTTCCAGCTGGTAGTTCATCGATCACAGAAATATCTAAATCACCATATAAACTCATGGCTAAAGTTCTTGGAATTGGAGTAGCAGTCATCACTAGAATATGTGGAGGAATCTCGTTTTTTTTCCAGAGTTTACTTCTTTGTTCAACTCCAAATCTATGTTGTTCATCTATAATGGCTAATCCTAGATTTTTAAATTGTACTTTATCTTCTAATAATGCATGTGTTCCTATTAAAATATCTAAACTACCATTTTCTAGTTCTTCATAAATTATTTTTCTATCTGAAGTTTTTGTTGAACCAGTTAGTATTTTTATGTTTATATTCAGTTCTTTAGCTAAATCTGTAACTCCATTAAAGTGTTGTGTTGCTAGTATTTCTGTAGGTGCCATTAAACAACTTTGGAAATCATTATCTTTTGCTATTAGCATTGCTAATAATGCTACTATTGTTTTTCCTGAACCAACATCTCCTTGAAGTAAGCGATTCATTTGTGCATTACTTCCTAAGTCATTTCGGATTTCTTTTATTACTCTTTTTTGTGCATTTGTTAGGTCAAATGGTAAATAATTTTTATAAAAATTATTAAAGTTTTCACCTACTTTTTCAAATGGATGTCCTTTTATTTTATGCTTTCGAATGAGATTTTTGGTAATTAATTGCAATTGAATAAAAAACAATTCTTCAAACTTTAAGCGAAATTGTGCTTTGGAAAGTAGATCTTGGTTTTTTGGAAAGTGAATATTAAATAAGGCTTCACTTTTCGTAATTAATTTTAATTCTTCAATTAAATAATTAGGCAGTGTTTCAGAAAATAAAGTATGAGTTTCTAGAAATAATTGTTGCATTAATTTATTGACAACTCTATTTGAAATTCCTTTAGTATTAAGTTTTTCTGTACTTGGATAAACAGGTTGCATTGCAGAACGAAAATTAGCTTTGTGTTCCGCTAATAATTCCATATCAGGATGAGCCATATTAAATGTACTACCAAATTGGCTTACTTTTCCAAATATTACATATACTTCATTTATTTTTAAGCCTTCTCTTATCCATTTATGACCTTGAAACCAGACTAATTCCATTTCTCCAGTGTCATCAATAAAAGTAGCTACTAATCGTTTTCCTCTCTTTTGTTCAACAGTTTTTATATTGATTATTTTTCCAATGATTTGAACTTCAGAGTTATTATTTTGTAATTGATTGATTTTAAAGTAACGTGTTCTGTCAATATATCGATTAGGGAATAAGTTAAGTAAATCACCATATTTATGAATACTTAATTCTTTGCGTAGCAATTCACCCCTGTTTGGGCCAACTCCTTTAAGATACTCAATAGGTGTTTCTAGTAGACTCATTAATTTGTTTTCTGCAAAGCGAAGATACTGTATAATTTAAAAATTAAAAAATATCTGTGCTAAACAAAACATTTCATTCAACTAGATGGTATATATAGGAATATTTATAAACTCATTATGGAATAGTTTCTCTATGAATAGAAAACAGAATTTAGTAATAACTTAATTATTTATTAGTAATGGCAACTCTTTTTACAGCATAGTTTAATGACTTTATTTTTTCATTTGCTGAAAATCTTAATTTTTTATTGGAGTTAGAATCTAAAATTA
It includes:
- the recG gene encoding ATP-dependent DNA helicase RecG codes for the protein MSLLETPIEYLKGVGPNRGELLRKELSIHKYGDLLNLFPNRYIDRTRYFKINQLQNNNSEVQIIGKIINIKTVEQKRGKRLVATFIDDTGEMELVWFQGHKWIREGLKINEVYVIFGKVSQFGSTFNMAHPDMELLAEHKANFRSAMQPVYPSTEKLNTKGISNRVVNKLMQQLFLETHTLFSETLPNYLIEELKLITKSEALFNIHFPKNQDLLSKAQFRLKFEELFFIQLQLITKNLIRKHKIKGHPFEKVGENFNNFYKNYLPFDLTNAQKRVIKEIRNDLGSNAQMNRLLQGDVGSGKTIVALLAMLIAKDNDFQSCLMAPTEILATQHFNGVTDLAKELNINIKILTGSTKTSDRKIIYEELENGSLDILIGTHALLEDKVQFKNLGLAIIDEQHRFGVEQRSKLWKKNEIPPHILVMTATPIPRTLAMSLYGDLDISVIDELPAGRKPIQTVHRYDSNRLKVWKFLKDEIAKGRQVYIVYPLIQESEKMDYKDLMDGYESISRDFPLPHYSISIVHGQMKPADKDEEMRRFSEGKTNIMIATTVIEVGVNVPNASVMVIESAERFGLSQLHQLRGRVGRGAEQSYCILMTGFKLSEDSKTRMETMVRTNDGFEISEVDLKLRGPGDIMGKQQSGVLNLQIADIIKDKDILQLARHHAIKLLKNDAPMEKPEHTTLRKVFIELSKKKNIWNYIS